The Vibrio orientalis CIP 102891 = ATCC 33934 genome segment TCTCTTCTTGTTTAACCACCTGATACAGAGTCTGTGATGGCTTACCATCTTGATAGCACACTTTCTGTTTAGGGCGATTTGGCCAGTCAGCGATCAAAGGCAAATCAACTTGCCCACTTTGCTGCTCAGGGTGCCCCCATACTCGCGCATAGTAAACTTTATGAGTGAGACGATATTGAAACTGCTTCTTAAGCGAACGCTCAGCCTCTTTATGCTTGGCAAACAGCATCAAGCCCGAGGTATCCATATCAAGTCGATGTACCACTTGAATATCTGGATAGCTCTCGACTAAGCGTGACCACATACTGTCATAGTGCTCAGCCAAACGCCCAGGAACAGAGAGTAATCCGGAAGGCTTATTCGCCACCAAGATGTGCTGATCTTCAAATACGATATCAACCCAAGGGTCACGCGGCGGGTTGTATTCGGTCATTGCCATGGAAGGTTCTCTTTCCGATAAATACAAAAACGTCATTCCCGATAGTGACGAAGGAGCGTAGTCGGGAACCTCTAACCATTTAAGAGATTCCTGACATTTCGTTCCTCAATTCAGGAATGACGCATCTTGGTCATTCCCAATAACGACGAAGGAGTGTAGTCGGGAATCTCTAACCTATTGAGAGATTCCTGACATCTCGTTCCTCAATTCAGGAATGACGCATCTTGGTCATTCCCAATAACGACGAAGGAGTGTAGTCGGGAACCTCTAACCATTTAAGAGATTCCTGACATCTCGTTCCTCAATTCAGGAATGACGTATGAAGCAACAATTAGTTGTGGCTGACAACAATCATACGTAGAGAATCCAATTGATACTGAGCTTGACTGATGTAGCCCGTAAGCTCTTTGATTTGCGCATCAATCGCTTCAATCTCTTCATCGCGAATGTTCGGGTTAACCGCTTTCAATGCTTGCAGACGCTCTAGTTCTGAGTTCAAGCTTGCTTGCATCTCTTGCTGAGCCTGCTTACGAATCGCTTCCACCTTCTCAACAATCAGCTTTTCGCCTGCCGCAACCATTTGATGAACTTGAGCTTGTACCGAAGCCACTAACTTAGTCGCGATATGACGACCAACAGGGCTTAGCTGACGGTTGAAACTTTCGAATTCTACTTGTGCAGACAGGTCATTACCTTTGCCATCGAGCATCATTCGAATCGGAGTCGTTGGTAAGAAGCGGCTAATACCACTGCGCTTCGGTGCTTGAGCATCTACCTTGTACACTAGCTCAAGTAGCATGGTGCCAACAGGCAGCGCCTTGTTCTTCAGCAGTGATACTGCGGTGGTACCCACGCCTTCACTCATCAGCAAATCGATACCACCTTGAATCATCGGGTGCTCCCAGCTGATAAAGTTCATATCTTCACGTGACAACGCTGTTTCGCGATCAAAGGTAATCGTCGCCCCTTCATATGGCAGACCTGGGTAGCTTGGTACTAGCATATGCTCAGAAGGCGTCACGACTAGGGCATTTTCGCCTTTGTCATCTTGATCGAGGCCAATGGTATCAAACAGGCTCAGTGCAAAAGTGACTAAGTTTGTATCACCGTCGGTTGCTGCAATTTTCTCAACAATTGCCTGCGCTTTCTCACCACCGTTTGAATGCATCTCCAGCAGACGGTCACGACCTTGCTCTAGCTGCGCTTTCAGCTCTTTATTCAGCGCAGAAGACTCAGCAATCACTTCATCCAAATCGCTAGTATCGCCAGACGCTAGCATCTCAATAAGTTGGTCTGAATACTTGTCATAAACCATGCGTCCGGTTGGGCAAGTCTCTGCGAACGCATTAAGACCTTCATCAAACCAACGTGCCAGAATCGCTTGCGAAGTACCTTCAAGATACGGCACATGAATATCGATATCGCGGTTTTGACCAATACGGTCCAAACGGCCAATACGTTGCTCAAGCAAGTCTGGATTGAACGGTAAGTCGAACATCACTAGCTGGTTAGCGAACTGGAAGTTACGACCCTCTGAACCGATTTCACTACAGATAAGAACCTGTGCGCCACCCTCTTCTTGCGCAAAGTAAGCAGCCGCTTTATCACGCTCAAGAATTGACATGCCTTCGTGGAATACCGTTGCACGGATACCTTCACGCTCACGCAATGCCTGCTCTAATTGCAGCGCTGTACTTGCACGTGAAGCGATAACTAAAATCTTTTCACTGCGCTTATCGGTAATTTTTTCTAGTAGCCAGTTTACGCGGCTATCAAATTGCCACCAGCTAGAGTCTTCGCCTTCAAACTCTTGGAAAATCTCTTCCGGATAGAGGTTTTTCACTGCGCGAGCTTCAGGTGAGATCTTACCGCCAATCATGCCAGAGACACGCATTGATGTGGTGTACTGCTGAGGAATCGCCATCGGCATTAAATGAACGTTACGTTTCGGGAAGCCTTTGATTGCTGCACGAGTGTTACGGAACAATACTCGGCCTGTACCATGACGGTCCATCAAGTTGTCGATCAGCTCTTGGCGTGCCGCCGCTTTAGCTTCTTCATCGCTATCACTTTCAATAATACGGAACAGCGGTTCAACATCCTGCTCAGAGAGTAATTCTG includes the following:
- the rluA gene encoding bifunctional tRNA pseudouridine(32) synthase/23S rRNA pseudouridine(746) synthase RluA, which translates into the protein MAMTEYNPPRDPWVDIVFEDQHILVANKPSGLLSVPGRLAEHYDSMWSRLVESYPDIQVVHRLDMDTSGLMLFAKHKEAERSLKKQFQYRLTHKVYYARVWGHPEQQSGQVDLPLIADWPNRPKQKVCYQDGKPSQTLYQVVKQEEKTAIVRLLPITGRSHQLRVHMQALGHPIVGDEFYSEGEAFEFSVRLELHAAELSFYHPDSELLQTIFVPCDFYLEADSVIFNYFNPVKELPDYKKLPRP
- the rapA gene encoding RNA polymerase-associated protein RapA — its product is MTFALGQRWISDTESDLGLGTVVALDARTVTLMFAASEENRVYARNDAPVTRVTFNAGDVVDSQEGWSLKIEQVVEDQGLFSYVGQREDSGEEGVILREIMLSNQIRFNKPQDKLYAGQIDRMDNFVLRYRALMNQYEQHKSPMRGLCGMRAGLIPHQLYIAHEVGRRHAPRVLLADEVGLGKTIEAGMIIHQQVLAGRAERILIVVPETLQHQWLVEMMRRFNLHFSIFDEERCIEAFADSDNPFDTQQYVLCSLDFLRKSRKRFEQALEGEWDLLVVDEAHHLEWSPEKPSREYQVVEGLAERTPGVLLLTATPEQLGRESHFARLRLLDSDRFFDYEEFVKEEEQYAPVADSVSALFSGQKLENAAKNQITELLSEQDVEPLFRIIESDSDEEAKAAARQELIDNLMDRHGTGRVLFRNTRAAIKGFPKRNVHLMPMAIPQQYTTSMRVSGMIGGKISPEARAVKNLYPEEIFQEFEGEDSSWWQFDSRVNWLLEKITDKRSEKILVIASRASTALQLEQALREREGIRATVFHEGMSILERDKAAAYFAQEEGGAQVLICSEIGSEGRNFQFANQLVMFDLPFNPDLLEQRIGRLDRIGQNRDIDIHVPYLEGTSQAILARWFDEGLNAFAETCPTGRMVYDKYSDQLIEMLASGDTSDLDEVIAESSALNKELKAQLEQGRDRLLEMHSNGGEKAQAIVEKIAATDGDTNLVTFALSLFDTIGLDQDDKGENALVVTPSEHMLVPSYPGLPYEGATITFDRETALSREDMNFISWEHPMIQGGIDLLMSEGVGTTAVSLLKNKALPVGTMLLELVYKVDAQAPKRSGISRFLPTTPIRMMLDGKGNDLSAQVEFESFNRQLSPVGRHIATKLVASVQAQVHQMVAAGEKLIVEKVEAIRKQAQQEMQASLNSELERLQALKAVNPNIRDEEIEAIDAQIKELTGYISQAQYQLDSLRMIVVSHN